In one Carettochelys insculpta isolate YL-2023 chromosome 6, ASM3395843v1, whole genome shotgun sequence genomic region, the following are encoded:
- the TAOK2 gene encoding serine/threonine-protein kinase TAO2 isoform X2, which yields MPSNARAGSLKDPEVAELFFKEDPEKLFVDLREIGHGSFGAVYFARDMRSSEVVAIKKMSYSGKQSSEKWQDIIKEVKFLQKLQHPNTIEYKGCYLREHTAWLVMEYCLGSASDLLEVHKKPLQEVEIAAITHGALQGLAYLHCHNMIHRDVKAGNILLTEPGQVKLGDFGSASIMAPANSFVGTPYWMAPEVILAMDEGQYDGKVDVWSLGITCIELAERKPPLFNMNAMSALYHIAQNESPVLQSSHWSEYFRNFVDSCLQKIPQDRPTSDMLLKHRFLLRERPQTVVMDLIQRTKDAVRELDNLQYRKMKKILFQEVQNGPNPELADEEEDVEQFLHRTGTITSMESSHSVPSMSISASSQSSSVTSLADASDEDEGAEMAMMQEGEHTVTSNSSVIHRLPPGHDNLYDDPYQPDIEPQSSSSAARRRAYCRNRDHFATIRTASLVTRQIQEHEQDSALREQMSGYKRMRRQHQKQLLALENKLRAELDEHQQRLDKELEAHRSSFSVEAEKLAKKHQAIFEKEAKAALAEEKKFQQHILGQQKKELGSLLESHKRHYKMRKEQLKEELQENQSTPKREKQEWLLRQKENLQHYQAEEEANLLRRQRQYLELQCRQYKRKMLLARHNLEQDLLREELNKKQTQKDLECAMLLRQHESTQEVELRHLRTVQRTRTELTRLQHQTELSNQLEYNKRREQELRHKHATEVRQQPKSLKVGGARGPRPRSLGGPQPDGQESWALEPQGLGDLEPDGQESWALEPQGLGDLELDGQESWALEPQGLGDLEPDGQESWALEPQGLGDLEPDGQESWALEPQGLGDLEPDGQESWALEPQGLGDLEPDGQESWALEPQGLGDLEPDGQEADVLERASLGALEPDGEECAVLQLGNLGPAVLERECLGALEPDGQEAEALELAALEPDGREALPAVPCQLPGARLGEAQRGPGDGCPAPEDPYAALPPTRGQEEGARQAPLPWGPLLPHATCVALALLLAAYPSGPALLLLLAALWAQGSGGGAQAVLLALEGALVGLGVSYALLHALFLLSGASFLALAKGAGALGVLGLSARRRRLYVPVILLAAHLLAAPWLFLPLYLLLALARRAVEGLPRHARRLWLRALLGLPLPAFRALQGLGLFTERGLFRLFPKTNKGGFRSRLPVPARPRPTPPPSWPRRALHLLAWLVGALNRRLLGLAQELSARLPPAALRPLQGLRVLREERPSRIPRLAARACRGQGCRPGPLARGARGVGAVCSGGRHSTPGGPRAARRPWR from the exons ATGCCATCCAACGCCCGGGCTGGCAGCCTCAAGGATCCCGAGGTGGCCGAACTCTTCTTCAAGGAGGACCCGGAGAAGCTGTTCGTGGATTTGCGCGAGATTGGCCATGGCAGCTTTGGGGCCGTCTActtt GCCCGCGACATGCGCAGCAGCGAGGTGGTGGCCATCAAGAAGATGTCGTACAGCGGGAAGCAGTCCAGCGAG AAATGGCAGGACATCATCAAGGAGGTGAAGTTCCTGCAGAAGTTGCAGCATCCCAACACCATCGAGTACAAGGGCTGCTACCTGCGGGAGCACACGGCCTGG cTGGTGATGGAATACTGCCTGGGCTCGGCCTCTGACCTGCTGGAGG tGCACAAGAAGCCGCTGCAAGAGGTGGAGATCGCGGCCATCACGCACGGGGCGCTGCAGGGCCTGGCCTACCTGCACTGCCACAACATGATCCACAG GGACGTGAAGGCTGGGAACATCCTGCTGACAGAGCCGGGGCAGGTGAAGCTCGGGGACTTCGGCTCAGCCTCCATCATGGCCCCCGCCAACTCCTTCGTGGGCACACCGTACTg GATGGCCCCCGAGGTGATCCTGGCCATGGATGAGGGGCAGTACGACGGGAAGGTGGACGTTTGGTCGCTCGGCATCACCTGCATCGAGCTGG CGGAGCGGAAGCCGCCCCTCTTCAACATGAACGCAATGAGTGCCTTATACCACATCGCGCAGAACGAGTCCCCCGTGCTGCAGTCCAGCCACTG gTCAGAGTATTTCCGCAACTTCGTGGACTCCTGCCTGCAGAAAATCCCACAAGACCGGCCCACCTCAGACATGCTGCTCAAG CACCGGTTCCTGCTGCGTGAGCGGCCCCAGACAGTGGTCATGGACCTGATCCAGCGCACCAAGGATGCCGTGCGGGAGCTGGACAACTTACAGTACCGCAAGATGAAGAAGATCctcttccaggaggtgcagaaCGGCCCCAACCCTGAGCTGGCAGACGAGGAGGAG GACGTGGAGCAGTTCTTGCACCGCACGGGCACCATCACCAGCATGGAGAGCAGTCACTCGGTACCCAGCATGTCCATCAgcgccagcagccagagcagcagcgtCACCAGCCTGGCTGACGCCTCAGACGAGGACGAGGGGGCCGAGATGGCCATGATGCAGGAGGGGGAGCACACCGTCACCTCGAACAGCTCCGTCATCCACCGTCTGCCGCCG GGCCACGACAACTTGTATGATGACCCCTATCAGCCAGATATTGAGCCCCAGAGCTCCTCGTCAGCCGCTCGGCGGCGTGCCTACTGCCGCAACCGGGACCACTTTGCCACCATCCGCACTGCCTCGTTG GTGACGCGGCAAATCCAGGAGCATGAGCAGGACTCAGCGCTGCGGGAGCAGATGAGCGGCTACAAGCGCATGCGCCGCCAGCACCAGAAGCAGTTGCTGGCTCTGGAGAACAAGCTGCGGGCAGAGCTGGATGAGCACCAGCAGCGCCTGGATAAGGAGCTGGAGGCTCATCGCAGCAGTTTCAGTGTTGAGGCCGAGAAGCTGGCGAAGAAGCACCAGGCCATCTTCgagaaggag GCCAAGGCGGCGCTGGCGGAGGAGAAGAAGTTCCAGCAGCATATCTTGGGCCAGCAGaaaaaggagctgggcagcctgcTGGAGTCCCACAAGCGCCACTACAAGATGCGCAAGGAGCAGCTCAAGGAG gagctgcaggagaacCAGAGCACCCCCAAGAGGGAGAAACAGGAGTGGCTGCTGCGGCAGAAGGAGAACCTGCAGCACTACCAGGCCGAGGAGGAGGCCAACCTGCTGCGTCGCCAGCGCCAGTACCTGGAGCTGCAGTGCCGCCAGTACAAGCGCAAGATGCTGCTCGCCCGCCACAACCTGGAGCAGGACCTGCTGCgcgag gagctgaACAAGAAGCAGACGCAGAAGGACCTGGAGTGTGCCATGCTGCTGCGGCAGCACGAGTCCACGCAGGAGGTGGAGCTGCGCCACCTGCGCACGGTTCAGCGCACCCGCACCGAGCTCACCCGCCTGCAGCACCAGACCGAGCTCAGCAACCAGCTGGAGTACAACAAGCGCCGGGAGCAGGAGCTGCGCCACAAGCACGCCACGGAGGTCCGCCAGCAGCCCAAGAGCCTCAAAGTAGGTGGCGCCCGGGGGCCCCGGCCGCGCAGCCTGGGGGGCCCGCAGCCCGACGGACAGGAGAGCTGGGCCCTCGAGCCGCAGGGCCTGGGGGACCTGGAGCCGGAcgggcaggagagctgggccctCGAGCCGCAGGGCCTGGGGGACCTGGAGCTGGAcgggcaggagagctgggccctCGAGCCGCAGGGCCTGGGGGACCTGGAGCCGGAcgggcaggagagctgggccctCGAGCCGCAGGGCCTGGGGGACCTGGAGCCGGAcgggcaggagagctgggccctCGAGCCGCAGGGCCTGGGGGACCTGGAGCCGGAcgggcaggagagctgggccctCGAGCCGCAGGGCCTGGGGGACCTGGAGCCGGAcgggcaggagagctgggccctCGAGCCGCAGGGCCTGGGGGACCTGGAGCCGGACGGGCAGGAGGCTGATGTTCTAGAGCGGGCGAGCCTGGGGGCGCTAGAGCCAGATGGCGAGGAGTGCGCTGTTCTTCAGCTGGGGAATCTGGGGCCAGCGGTTCTGGAGCGGGAGTGTCTGGGGGCCCTAGAGCCAGACGGCCAAGAGGCTGAGGCTCTTGAGTTGGCAGCTCTGGAGCCGGATGGCCGGGAGGCACTACCGGCTGTGCCCTGTCAGCTCCCTGGGGCGCGGCTGGGGGAGGCGCAGCGTGGCCCAGGCGACGGCTGCCCCGCCCCGGAGGACCCCTATGCAGCACTGCCACCTACACGCGGCCAGGAGGAGGGGGCTAGGCAGGCACCGCTCCCCTGGGGGCCCCTGTTGCCCCATGCCACATGCGTGGCCctggcgctgctgctggctgcctacCCGAGcgggccagccctgctgctgctgctggctgcgcTGTGGGCCCAGGGCTCGGGCGGGGGGGCgcaggcagtgctgctggccctggagggggcGCTGGTGGGGCTGGGCGTCTCCTATGCCCTGCTGCACGCcctcttcctgctctctggggcctCTTTCCTGGCGCTGGCCAAGGGGGCGGGGGCGCTGGGCGTGCTGGGGCTGAGCGCCCGCCGGCGCCGGCTCTACGTGCCCGTCATCCTGCTGGCCGCCCACCTGCTGGCCGCGCCCTGGCTCTTCCTGCCGCTCTACCTGCTGCTGGCGCTGGCACGCCGCGCCGTAGAGGGACTGCCCCGCCACGCCCGGCGCCTCTGGCTGCGCGCCCTGCTGGGCCTGCCCCTGCCCGCCTTCCgcgccctgcagggcctggggctgttcACGGAGCGTGGCCTCTTCCGCCTCTTCCCCAAGACCAACAAGGGCGGCTTCCGCAGCCGCCTGCCTGTgcccgcccggccccgccccacccccccacccagctggcccCGCCGCGCCCTGCACCTGCTGGCCTGGCTCGTGGGCGCCCTCAACCGGcgcctgctgggcctggcccaggaGCTGAGCGCCCGGCTGCCCCCGGCCGCCCTGCGCCCCCTCCAGGGGCTGCGTGTGCTGCGGGAGGAGCGGCCCAGCCGCATCCCCCGCCTGGCAGCCAGGGCGTGCCgtggccagggctgcaggcctGGCCCTCTGGCTCGGGGGGCCCGAGGGGTTGGGGCTGTCTGCAGTGGGGGGCGCCACAGCACCCCTGGGGGCCCCCGCGCTGCCCGGCGTCCCTGGCGGTGA
- the TAOK2 gene encoding serine/threonine-protein kinase TAO2 isoform X1, producing the protein MPSNARAGSLKDPEVAELFFKEDPEKLFVDLREIGHGSFGAVYFARDMRSSEVVAIKKMSYSGKQSSEKWQDIIKEVKFLQKLQHPNTIEYKGCYLREHTAWLVMEYCLGSASDLLEVHKKPLQEVEIAAITHGALQGLAYLHCHNMIHRDVKAGNILLTEPGQVKLGDFGSASIMAPANSFVGTPYWMAPEVILAMDEGQYDGKVDVWSLGITCIELAERKPPLFNMNAMSALYHIAQNESPVLQSSHWSEYFRNFVDSCLQKIPQDRPTSDMLLKQHRFLLRERPQTVVMDLIQRTKDAVRELDNLQYRKMKKILFQEVQNGPNPELADEEEDVEQFLHRTGTITSMESSHSVPSMSISASSQSSSVTSLADASDEDEGAEMAMMQEGEHTVTSNSSVIHRLPPGHDNLYDDPYQPDIEPQSSSSAARRRAYCRNRDHFATIRTASLVTRQIQEHEQDSALREQMSGYKRMRRQHQKQLLALENKLRAELDEHQQRLDKELEAHRSSFSVEAEKLAKKHQAIFEKEAKAALAEEKKFQQHILGQQKKELGSLLESHKRHYKMRKEQLKEELQENQSTPKREKQEWLLRQKENLQHYQAEEEANLLRRQRQYLELQCRQYKRKMLLARHNLEQDLLREELNKKQTQKDLECAMLLRQHESTQEVELRHLRTVQRTRTELTRLQHQTELSNQLEYNKRREQELRHKHATEVRQQPKSLKVGGARGPRPRSLGGPQPDGQESWALEPQGLGDLEPDGQESWALEPQGLGDLELDGQESWALEPQGLGDLEPDGQESWALEPQGLGDLEPDGQESWALEPQGLGDLEPDGQESWALEPQGLGDLEPDGQESWALEPQGLGDLEPDGQEADVLERASLGALEPDGEECAVLQLGNLGPAVLERECLGALEPDGQEAEALELAALEPDGREALPAVPCQLPGARLGEAQRGPGDGCPAPEDPYAALPPTRGQEEGARQAPLPWGPLLPHATCVALALLLAAYPSGPALLLLLAALWAQGSGGGAQAVLLALEGALVGLGVSYALLHALFLLSGASFLALAKGAGALGVLGLSARRRRLYVPVILLAAHLLAAPWLFLPLYLLLALARRAVEGLPRHARRLWLRALLGLPLPAFRALQGLGLFTERGLFRLFPKTNKGGFRSRLPVPARPRPTPPPSWPRRALHLLAWLVGALNRRLLGLAQELSARLPPAALRPLQGLRVLREERPSRIPRLAARACRGQGCRPGPLARGARGVGAVCSGGRHSTPGGPRAARRPWR; encoded by the exons ATGCCATCCAACGCCCGGGCTGGCAGCCTCAAGGATCCCGAGGTGGCCGAACTCTTCTTCAAGGAGGACCCGGAGAAGCTGTTCGTGGATTTGCGCGAGATTGGCCATGGCAGCTTTGGGGCCGTCTActtt GCCCGCGACATGCGCAGCAGCGAGGTGGTGGCCATCAAGAAGATGTCGTACAGCGGGAAGCAGTCCAGCGAG AAATGGCAGGACATCATCAAGGAGGTGAAGTTCCTGCAGAAGTTGCAGCATCCCAACACCATCGAGTACAAGGGCTGCTACCTGCGGGAGCACACGGCCTGG cTGGTGATGGAATACTGCCTGGGCTCGGCCTCTGACCTGCTGGAGG tGCACAAGAAGCCGCTGCAAGAGGTGGAGATCGCGGCCATCACGCACGGGGCGCTGCAGGGCCTGGCCTACCTGCACTGCCACAACATGATCCACAG GGACGTGAAGGCTGGGAACATCCTGCTGACAGAGCCGGGGCAGGTGAAGCTCGGGGACTTCGGCTCAGCCTCCATCATGGCCCCCGCCAACTCCTTCGTGGGCACACCGTACTg GATGGCCCCCGAGGTGATCCTGGCCATGGATGAGGGGCAGTACGACGGGAAGGTGGACGTTTGGTCGCTCGGCATCACCTGCATCGAGCTGG CGGAGCGGAAGCCGCCCCTCTTCAACATGAACGCAATGAGTGCCTTATACCACATCGCGCAGAACGAGTCCCCCGTGCTGCAGTCCAGCCACTG gTCAGAGTATTTCCGCAACTTCGTGGACTCCTGCCTGCAGAAAATCCCACAAGACCGGCCCACCTCAGACATGCTGCTCAAG CAGCACCGGTTCCTGCTGCGTGAGCGGCCCCAGACAGTGGTCATGGACCTGATCCAGCGCACCAAGGATGCCGTGCGGGAGCTGGACAACTTACAGTACCGCAAGATGAAGAAGATCctcttccaggaggtgcagaaCGGCCCCAACCCTGAGCTGGCAGACGAGGAGGAG GACGTGGAGCAGTTCTTGCACCGCACGGGCACCATCACCAGCATGGAGAGCAGTCACTCGGTACCCAGCATGTCCATCAgcgccagcagccagagcagcagcgtCACCAGCCTGGCTGACGCCTCAGACGAGGACGAGGGGGCCGAGATGGCCATGATGCAGGAGGGGGAGCACACCGTCACCTCGAACAGCTCCGTCATCCACCGTCTGCCGCCG GGCCACGACAACTTGTATGATGACCCCTATCAGCCAGATATTGAGCCCCAGAGCTCCTCGTCAGCCGCTCGGCGGCGTGCCTACTGCCGCAACCGGGACCACTTTGCCACCATCCGCACTGCCTCGTTG GTGACGCGGCAAATCCAGGAGCATGAGCAGGACTCAGCGCTGCGGGAGCAGATGAGCGGCTACAAGCGCATGCGCCGCCAGCACCAGAAGCAGTTGCTGGCTCTGGAGAACAAGCTGCGGGCAGAGCTGGATGAGCACCAGCAGCGCCTGGATAAGGAGCTGGAGGCTCATCGCAGCAGTTTCAGTGTTGAGGCCGAGAAGCTGGCGAAGAAGCACCAGGCCATCTTCgagaaggag GCCAAGGCGGCGCTGGCGGAGGAGAAGAAGTTCCAGCAGCATATCTTGGGCCAGCAGaaaaaggagctgggcagcctgcTGGAGTCCCACAAGCGCCACTACAAGATGCGCAAGGAGCAGCTCAAGGAG gagctgcaggagaacCAGAGCACCCCCAAGAGGGAGAAACAGGAGTGGCTGCTGCGGCAGAAGGAGAACCTGCAGCACTACCAGGCCGAGGAGGAGGCCAACCTGCTGCGTCGCCAGCGCCAGTACCTGGAGCTGCAGTGCCGCCAGTACAAGCGCAAGATGCTGCTCGCCCGCCACAACCTGGAGCAGGACCTGCTGCgcgag gagctgaACAAGAAGCAGACGCAGAAGGACCTGGAGTGTGCCATGCTGCTGCGGCAGCACGAGTCCACGCAGGAGGTGGAGCTGCGCCACCTGCGCACGGTTCAGCGCACCCGCACCGAGCTCACCCGCCTGCAGCACCAGACCGAGCTCAGCAACCAGCTGGAGTACAACAAGCGCCGGGAGCAGGAGCTGCGCCACAAGCACGCCACGGAGGTCCGCCAGCAGCCCAAGAGCCTCAAAGTAGGTGGCGCCCGGGGGCCCCGGCCGCGCAGCCTGGGGGGCCCGCAGCCCGACGGACAGGAGAGCTGGGCCCTCGAGCCGCAGGGCCTGGGGGACCTGGAGCCGGAcgggcaggagagctgggccctCGAGCCGCAGGGCCTGGGGGACCTGGAGCTGGAcgggcaggagagctgggccctCGAGCCGCAGGGCCTGGGGGACCTGGAGCCGGAcgggcaggagagctgggccctCGAGCCGCAGGGCCTGGGGGACCTGGAGCCGGAcgggcaggagagctgggccctCGAGCCGCAGGGCCTGGGGGACCTGGAGCCGGAcgggcaggagagctgggccctCGAGCCGCAGGGCCTGGGGGACCTGGAGCCGGAcgggcaggagagctgggccctCGAGCCGCAGGGCCTGGGGGACCTGGAGCCGGACGGGCAGGAGGCTGATGTTCTAGAGCGGGCGAGCCTGGGGGCGCTAGAGCCAGATGGCGAGGAGTGCGCTGTTCTTCAGCTGGGGAATCTGGGGCCAGCGGTTCTGGAGCGGGAGTGTCTGGGGGCCCTAGAGCCAGACGGCCAAGAGGCTGAGGCTCTTGAGTTGGCAGCTCTGGAGCCGGATGGCCGGGAGGCACTACCGGCTGTGCCCTGTCAGCTCCCTGGGGCGCGGCTGGGGGAGGCGCAGCGTGGCCCAGGCGACGGCTGCCCCGCCCCGGAGGACCCCTATGCAGCACTGCCACCTACACGCGGCCAGGAGGAGGGGGCTAGGCAGGCACCGCTCCCCTGGGGGCCCCTGTTGCCCCATGCCACATGCGTGGCCctggcgctgctgctggctgcctacCCGAGcgggccagccctgctgctgctgctggctgcgcTGTGGGCCCAGGGCTCGGGCGGGGGGGCgcaggcagtgctgctggccctggagggggcGCTGGTGGGGCTGGGCGTCTCCTATGCCCTGCTGCACGCcctcttcctgctctctggggcctCTTTCCTGGCGCTGGCCAAGGGGGCGGGGGCGCTGGGCGTGCTGGGGCTGAGCGCCCGCCGGCGCCGGCTCTACGTGCCCGTCATCCTGCTGGCCGCCCACCTGCTGGCCGCGCCCTGGCTCTTCCTGCCGCTCTACCTGCTGCTGGCGCTGGCACGCCGCGCCGTAGAGGGACTGCCCCGCCACGCCCGGCGCCTCTGGCTGCGCGCCCTGCTGGGCCTGCCCCTGCCCGCCTTCCgcgccctgcagggcctggggctgttcACGGAGCGTGGCCTCTTCCGCCTCTTCCCCAAGACCAACAAGGGCGGCTTCCGCAGCCGCCTGCCTGTgcccgcccggccccgccccacccccccacccagctggcccCGCCGCGCCCTGCACCTGCTGGCCTGGCTCGTGGGCGCCCTCAACCGGcgcctgctgggcctggcccaggaGCTGAGCGCCCGGCTGCCCCCGGCCGCCCTGCGCCCCCTCCAGGGGCTGCGTGTGCTGCGGGAGGAGCGGCCCAGCCGCATCCCCCGCCTGGCAGCCAGGGCGTGCCgtggccagggctgcaggcctGGCCCTCTGGCTCGGGGGGCCCGAGGGGTTGGGGCTGTCTGCAGTGGGGGGCGCCACAGCACCCCTGGGGGCCCCCGCGCTGCCCGGCGTCCCTGGCGGTGA